AGTTTATCACAGGCCAGGCCATATTGCAGCATGTTGTCGTGGCGATTAACCATATTCGGCATTCCATTGCCAAGATGAGTAACTGCCTTTGCTCCAGCATCGGCAAGTCTTTCGAGGTCGTTTAACTGTGCATTCTGATGACCGAGGAAAACACTAATGTTATTTTTGCAGGCATATTTGCATAACTTGTCTGCGTTCTGCAATTCAGCGGCCATTGTCAGGATTTTTATTTTGCCATTTGCCCATTCCTGCATTTTTTTTAAAAAATCGATATCAGTTTTTTTTGTCCATTTTGGATTATGCGCTCCCACGGCACCGGATTCTTTGGAGATAAAAGGCCCTTCGGCATGAATGCCGAGAATATGTTCCTTTAATTCCGGTTTTTCCGATGCTTTTGCGATTAACGAAAGGTTCCTTTTGTACACATTTTCAGAACTTGTGATTATTGTCGGTAGAAATGCCGTTACGCCGTGTTTTATCATTTTTTGACAGGCGTATATAAAGTCGGATTCCGTCAGTTGAGGACTTGAAAAGTCCACTCCCATATATCCATTTACTTGCAGGTCGATAAGTTTCATTATAATCCGTTTCCTTTAATCTAATCTGGTATAGTCATTATACCAGTAGTCGCCATTTGTGCAATAATATTTTTTTTTAGGCTTGACATATCTGCCGGCTATCTGGTATATTATATGTACCAGATTTGGAAAATTGATATGGATAAAGAATTACTTGGGATAAAAGTTGTAAGAAAAGTAATCCAGCTTGTTTCTACGGGAGTCTTCAAGCGAGGGCGGAAACTCCCCGCAGAAAGAGTCCTTTGTGAAAAACTGGGCGTAAGCAGGGGGACGTTAAGACAGGGGCTGGCGGATTTGCAGAGTCTTGGGGTAATCAGGATTGTGCCAAGAAGCGGTATCTATATAAGAAAATATTCAGAGAAAAAACTGCCGCCCAAAGTTCTGCCGCCGAATTTCAAGGATGTGAGTCTGAATGATATTATAAATGCAAGAAAAATTATTGAGATACCATCGCTTAAACTTGCCTGCGAAAATGCGACAAGAGAGGAAGTAGGCGTTTTGGACGGTATTATTAGCAAGATGACAAAAACGGTCGATGATTTGCCTGATTTTCTAATAAACGATATGAATTTCCACAAGGCGATTGTCGCAATGAGTAAAAATCTTGTTCTGGTAACGGCGTTTGAAGCTATTTCTGAATATTTGAAATATTCACAGGTGTACAGCAGCATTCACGAAGGTGAGGAAGAAAAAGCGTTGAACTTCCATAAGAAAATTTTTGACGCTATCCGGAAAAAAGATGCCAGGCAAGGCGTGAAGATACTTGGACAGCATTTAGATGAAATTTTAGAAACTTCAAAATTATGAAAGAGTTACTTATGAAAAATGTATGTGGAATTTTACAAACTGCGAAATTGAATCTTGAACAAACAGCGGTCAGGTTGAAAGTTTCTGACAATATACTTAACAGACTTTTAGAGCCCAAAGAAAAAATAGAGTTGACATTAAATCCAACTTTGAGCGACGGCAGGCATATACAAGTTAAGACGTATATCGTTAAGCACAGGGATTCGCTCGGACCGGCCAAGGGCGGGATAAGAATGTCTGCATCTGTAACGGTTGACGACATTCAGGGGCTTGCGATGGAGATGACGTGGAAAACTGCTCTAATAGGCGTGCCTTTCGGCGGCGGCAAAAGCGGCATACAGTTTGACCCGGTCGGAATCAGCCAGGAAGACAAGGAAATAATTATTCGTTCATTTACACGTGGTGCAATGCGGCACATTGGCCCGGAAATTTATGTGCCTGCTCCTGATATGGGTACAAATGAAGCTGATATGGGACATATAAGAGACTGCCTTGCGTATTCCAGAGGCCAATCCATAACTAACGGCTGTTATGTTACAGGCAAACCAATAATACTGGGCGGCATAGTAGGCAGAAAAGAGGCGACTGGAAGAGGTGTTGCATATACAGTTCTTGCTGCGTGTGAAAAGCTCGGACTTGACATAAAACAAACTCGTATAGCTGTGCAGGGCTTTGGCAATGTCGGCTCTATCGCTGCAATGGAACTTTCCGAATTCGGAGCAAAGATAGTGGCTGTCTCGGATGTAACAGGTGGGATAAAAGATGAGCATGGAATTGATATGAAACATTTAGCAGGATACGTAAAAGAATGTGGTCAAATTTGCGGCTATCCTGTGGCAAAGGAATGCACAAATGATGATGTTTTAACATGCGATTGCGATATTCTCGTTCCCGCTGCCACGCAGTCGGTCATAACCAGTGATATAGCCAAAAATATTAAAGCCAAAATTATTGCCGAAGGCGCGAATTCGCCAACTATACCGGATGCTGATGAGATTTTGGCACAAAGGAACATTTTTATTATCCCTGATATTTTGTGCAACGCTGGCGGTGTATTTGTGTCTTATCTGGAATATACGCAGGAAACGCAGCGTGAGCAAATGACACTTGAACAGGTTAATAAAAGACTTAACGAAAGAATGAATAACAGATTTGAACAGGTTTTTGATTATTCACAGAAAAATAAGTTAACAATGCGTCAGGCCGCGATGGATATAGCGGTTGGAAGGGTTGTGGAAGCGACACAGGCGTTAGGTGCACTTCCATAAGAACTGAAAGGAATTAATAATGAGTAAATCACAGGTTTTAGTGGTCGGCGGCGGTATGATTACGCAGGTGCAGATACTTCCCTCACTGTATCATTTGCAGAGGCAGGGAATTATTGGTGATATAAGTGTTTGTGCCCTGAATAGTGCGCCGCTGAAAGTATTGGCCGAAGATGAAGCATTAAAAAGAGCTTTTCCGAATCAGGGTTTCAAAGCGGTTCCTTCGCTCGACAGCGACCCGAAGAAAAATCAGCCCGACCTTTTCAAAAAGGCTATTGCCGAATTGCCGAAGCACAGCATTGTTGTAGTGGCGATGCCGGACCAGCTTCATTATATGGTTCTTAAAGAAGCGATTGCCAACGACCAGCATATAATGTGCGTAAAGCCGCTGGTGCTCAAATATAATCAGGCTCTTGAAATTGAAAAAGAGGCTTACGAAAAAGGTCTTGCCATTGGTGTCGAGTATCACAAGCGTCTCGACGACAGGGCTTTGTTTGCACGTCAGCAGTACAGGGACGGTTTGTTTGGCGAATTTAAAATCGGCCACGCAGAAATGAACGAGCCTTATTATTACAGACACTCTAATTTCCAGAACTGGTGTACCTGCGAAAATTCAGATATGTTCACTTATGTCGGCTGTCATTACATCGACCAGGTTCATTTCATTACAGGTCTGATGCCGAAGTCGGTTTCAGTTTACGGAATAAAAGATAAATATCCGAACGGCAACGAAGGGTATCTCTGGACGGATGGCAGAGTAATTTGGGACAACGGCGCATGCCTGCACGTTACTGATATTATGGGCTATCCCGACGACGGTCCCGGCGGAAATTTCCAGGGATTGAGAATGTACTGTGCAGGCAACGGCAGAAGCGGAATGCTTGTTCACAATGACCAATACCGCGGCCTGGAATATTGTTACGTTGAAAAAAGGGACGGCAAATATTATTCCGAGCCGAGTCCGGATTATTTCAAATATATAAATCTCGGCGACGGCGGCCTGACTCCCGTTGGTTACGGCTATCGGTCGATTGAATTTATTTTGAAAAATATTAATAAATGTCTGGGGGCTGATTTGAAACATCGCCAGGCATTGCTGAAGGAATTTGACAAACAGGGTGTTATGGCGACTCCCGCCAACAGCAGTTATAACGAATTGGTTATGGAAGCCGGAAGGCTTTCGATATTAAATGGCGGCAAGGAAGTTGAAATTATCTACGGCGAAAATGCCGGTGTGAAACTTAAAAACTAATTATCAGAGCCCCGACTATGAGGGAGGGGTAAAAAAGCAAAGAAAGGTATAGTTTAAAAATGGCTAAGGAATTTCCACTTGAGTCGGTATCAGTTGAAACAATTGAAACTAAATACAGGAAAGTATCAGGCAAAATCCCGAACGATAAAACGATAGAACAAATTAAAACACTGCGGGAATTTGAAGCACGCAGTATGCGCGGCCAGCTTCCTGTTGTCTGGGACCACGCACAGGGCATAAATGTCTTCGATGCTTATGGGAATAAATGGCTGGATTTTTCATCGGGCGTTTTGATTACAAACGCCGGCCACGGTCATCCTGAAATCGTTAAAGCTATTATAAATCAGGCATCAAAGCCTTTGCTCACGACATATTGTTTTCCGAATCTGCCGAGAATCGATTTGGTTCAGAAGCTTGTGTCAATCGTGCCCAAAAAACTGAATAAGGTATTTCTTTTAAGCACTGGCGCCGAAGCAACTGAATGCGTTTTAAAGTTGATGCGAACTTATGGTAAAAAAGTCCGGTCGGAAGCGAAGAATATTATCGTTTCATTTACGGATGCTTTCCACGGCAGGACGCTCGGCTCGCAGCAGATGGGACCTCTGGGCACAGGAAGAGCGTGGATTAAAACCCTTGATAGGGAAATCGTTCATGTGCCGTTCCCGGACGGTTTCAGAAATGAAGATGTCAGCTTTGACTTGTTTGAAAAGACTCTGTCGAAATTGAAAATAAATCCTGACAATGTCGCAGGTGTAATCAGCGAGACGTATCAGGGAATCGGGCCGAATTTTATGCCGAAAGAATATGCGCAGAAACTTAGACAGTGGTGCGATACTTATAACGCATTACTTTGCTTTGATGAAGTTCAGGCCGGCTTCGGCAGATGCGGCACAATGTGGGGATTTGAGTATTATGAAGTTGTTCCCGATTTATTCTGCATGGGCAAAGGTTTCAGCAGTTCGCTTCCGATTAGCGGCGTGATTGGCCGGGCTGATGTGATGGATATGTATGGTCCGAATGAAATGACAAGTACGCATTCAGCAAATCCGATTTGCTGTGTGGCTGCTTTGGCGAATATCAATGTTATTCAAAACGAAAAACTCGTGCAAAACTCTGCCGAAGTTGGCAAGGTTTTAAAGAGCGAATTGGAATCCATTCAAAAAGAATTTTCTGATATTATTGGTTTTGCACCGGCAAAGGGTTTGGTCGGCGGTTTGCTGATGGTAAAGAAGGGCACAAAAGAGCCTGATTATGATTTAGCATGGAACATTGTATATGAGTGTTATAAAAAAGGCCTTTTGTTATTTGCACCTGTCGGCATTGGCGGTGGGTGTGTAAAAATAGCTCCGCCCCTATGTATAACCAAAGATGCGGTTATAGAAGGATGCGGTGTCATTCGCCAGGCAATTAGCGAGTTACATCTTGCGTAGATGAGTCGGGTTGGATTGCTTTTATTAAAAGTAAAGCTTTAAGGGAACTTATAAAAATTCGGAAAAATTGAGATTGCTTTCCCCGCCTGCGCGGGGAAAGTCTCTGTTTTATGCCGAAATGCCACAAAAACTCTTCCCAAGGGACATGAATTCATAAATAGAGTGTCCGCCATTCGTTTTAGCACATCCGTATTACTTACTATTTTTCTGTAAGTTAATGCAAGTTTTTACTGTATGACCAATCGTCGTATTTAAACAAAACCGCAATTTTCAGTACTAAAAAGCGGGTTTTTGCGGCTGATTTGACTTTTTGCACATACCTTGCCTATACTTATTGTCCTTATTTTATCTAACTTCCCCAATCAGGGTACTTAATTAACCAAAGGATTGACCCATATATAAATGAAACTTGACCATAGCCAAATCAGCAGAGTTCAGCAGGCTAATGACATAGTAGATGTTATTTCGGAGCATGTCAAACTTGTCCGCAAGGGCAGGGAAATGGTCGGAATGTGTCCGTTTCACGATGACCACAAGCCGAGTATGAATGTCAATACCGATAAGCAGATTTTTAAATGCTTCGCGTGCAGTGCCGGCGGGGATGTAATTAAGTTCGTTCAGATGCGCGAAGGTCTGACTTTTATGCGTGCAATCGAAAGACTTGCCGAGCGGGCGGGAATCAAACTTGACTTTGTCAAACGCCCGGCACCCGTGGGGCAAATGCCGGAGGCTGACGCCGCTGATGTCGAGAAAGTAAACCGCTGGGCAATGAAGTTCTGGCGCAAAAATCTGCTCGATGCCGAAATCGGCACAAAATGCAGAGAATATATCAACAGCAGAAGTCTTTCTGAAAGCACGTCCGAAGAATATTCGTTCGGATTTGCGCAGGAAAGATGGGACGACTTTTTGAACGCGGCGCGGCAGAGGAATATACCTGATAAGCTTATGCTTGCCGCTGGTCTGATAGTTTCCAATGATCAGGGCAATTATTATGACAAGTTCCGTAACCGGCTGATGATTCCGATTGTTGACGCGGCCGGGCGAGTTGTCGGCTTTGGCGGAAGGACGCTGGGCGACGACCCGGCGAAATATATGAACTCGCCGACGTCGATAATCTTTGATAAAAGCAATTGTGTTTACGGTCTTGATAAAGCGCGGCACGAGATTGTATCAAGCGGTACTGTCGCGGTCGTTGAGGGCTATACCGACGTTATAGCTGTTCATCAGGCCGGTTGCAAAAATGTGGTCGCGACGCTGGGAACGAGTTTTACGTCCGGGCACGCGAAACTTTTGCGGCGTTATGCGA
The window above is part of the Planctomycetaceae bacterium genome. Proteins encoded here:
- a CDS encoding amidohydrolase family protein — translated: MKLIDLQVNGYMGVDFSSPQLTESDFIYACQKMIKHGVTAFLPTIITSSENVYKRNLSLIAKASEKPELKEHILGIHAEGPFISKESGAVGAHNPKWTKKTDIDFLKKMQEWANGKIKILTMAAELQNADKLCKYACKNNISVFLGHQNAQLNDLERLADAGAKAVTHLGNGMPNMVNRHDNMLQYGLACDKLAATIITDGHHLPAHLIKTIIRAKGVDKVTVISDASPIAGMPPGKYNVLENETVLEKNGYLHNPKKKCMVGSSATLVECLKYLNKLNILTSRQIKKVVYNNPLQLIS
- a CDS encoding FadR family transcriptional regulator, which codes for MDKELLGIKVVRKVIQLVSTGVFKRGRKLPAERVLCEKLGVSRGTLRQGLADLQSLGVIRIVPRSGIYIRKYSEKKLPPKVLPPNFKDVSLNDIINARKIIEIPSLKLACENATREEVGVLDGIISKMTKTVDDLPDFLINDMNFHKAIVAMSKNLVLVTAFEAISEYLKYSQVYSSIHEGEEEKALNFHKKIFDAIRKKDARQGVKILGQHLDEILETSKL
- a CDS encoding Glu/Leu/Phe/Val dehydrogenase — translated: MKNVCGILQTAKLNLEQTAVRLKVSDNILNRLLEPKEKIELTLNPTLSDGRHIQVKTYIVKHRDSLGPAKGGIRMSASVTVDDIQGLAMEMTWKTALIGVPFGGGKSGIQFDPVGISQEDKEIIIRSFTRGAMRHIGPEIYVPAPDMGTNEADMGHIRDCLAYSRGQSITNGCYVTGKPIILGGIVGRKEATGRGVAYTVLAACEKLGLDIKQTRIAVQGFGNVGSIAAMELSEFGAKIVAVSDVTGGIKDEHGIDMKHLAGYVKECGQICGYPVAKECTNDDVLTCDCDILVPAATQSVITSDIAKNIKAKIIAEGANSPTIPDADEILAQRNIFIIPDILCNAGGVFVSYLEYTQETQREQMTLEQVNKRLNERMNNRFEQVFDYSQKNKLTMRQAAMDIAVGRVVEATQALGALP
- a CDS encoding Gfo/Idh/MocA family oxidoreductase — encoded protein: MSKSQVLVVGGGMITQVQILPSLYHLQRQGIIGDISVCALNSAPLKVLAEDEALKRAFPNQGFKAVPSLDSDPKKNQPDLFKKAIAELPKHSIVVVAMPDQLHYMVLKEAIANDQHIMCVKPLVLKYNQALEIEKEAYEKGLAIGVEYHKRLDDRALFARQQYRDGLFGEFKIGHAEMNEPYYYRHSNFQNWCTCENSDMFTYVGCHYIDQVHFITGLMPKSVSVYGIKDKYPNGNEGYLWTDGRVIWDNGACLHVTDIMGYPDDGPGGNFQGLRMYCAGNGRSGMLVHNDQYRGLEYCYVEKRDGKYYSEPSPDYFKYINLGDGGLTPVGYGYRSIEFILKNINKCLGADLKHRQALLKEFDKQGVMATPANSSYNELVMEAGRLSILNGGKEVEIIYGENAGVKLKN
- a CDS encoding aspartate aminotransferase family protein, whose amino-acid sequence is MAKEFPLESVSVETIETKYRKVSGKIPNDKTIEQIKTLREFEARSMRGQLPVVWDHAQGINVFDAYGNKWLDFSSGVLITNAGHGHPEIVKAIINQASKPLLTTYCFPNLPRIDLVQKLVSIVPKKLNKVFLLSTGAEATECVLKLMRTYGKKVRSEAKNIIVSFTDAFHGRTLGSQQMGPLGTGRAWIKTLDREIVHVPFPDGFRNEDVSFDLFEKTLSKLKINPDNVAGVISETYQGIGPNFMPKEYAQKLRQWCDTYNALLCFDEVQAGFGRCGTMWGFEYYEVVPDLFCMGKGFSSSLPISGVIGRADVMDMYGPNEMTSTHSANPICCVAALANINVIQNEKLVQNSAEVGKVLKSELESIQKEFSDIIGFAPAKGLVGGLLMVKKGTKEPDYDLAWNIVYECYKKGLLLFAPVGIGGGCVKIAPPLCITKDAVIEGCGVIRQAISELHLA
- the dnaG gene encoding DNA primase, with protein sequence MKLDHSQISRVQQANDIVDVISEHVKLVRKGREMVGMCPFHDDHKPSMNVNTDKQIFKCFACSAGGDVIKFVQMREGLTFMRAIERLAERAGIKLDFVKRPAPVGQMPEADAADVEKVNRWAMKFWRKNLLDAEIGTKCREYINSRSLSESTSEEYSFGFAQERWDDFLNAARQRNIPDKLMLAAGLIVSNDQGNYYDKFRNRLMIPIVDAAGRVVGFGGRTLGDDPAKYMNSPTSIIFDKSNCVYGLDKARHEIVSSGTVAVVEGYTDVIAVHQAGCKNVVATLGTSFTSGHAKLLRRYAKNIVLIFDSDVAGAAAAERAMEICLAESIDLKVTAVPQGKDPCDFVLAAGGDAFKNLIDNATDVMQYRWDKLTEKFGKSENLTDRRAATDEYLRSVATAAKGGTLDAITFGLIVNRLSRILQIPADDIRRELSRRNGQGRQAVVNTIQNVKVSSVEFESFGEKAQAEIIEVLLNEPRLLESASKRIKADDFDAAIYRDAWRIIEQTMAENAEFSLTRLLAGVESEELAALLVKLSDNGQDMDKLRSRLSGAIDAMLEYKHKQNINLNKTKDDDILQRISAIKSRPDRRNPGLIST